A portion of the Salvia hispanica cultivar TCC Black 2014 unplaced genomic scaffold, UniMelb_Shisp_WGS_1.0 HiC_scaffold_187, whole genome shotgun sequence genome contains these proteins:
- the LOC125198677 gene encoding AP-2 complex subunit alpha-2-like — MELHISHLTTQSLFLALRIHTSAAEYHRKAANSDHFSARNLIEICELIDVGSGELLDLRDGAFRHGGLSVFISDIRNCQNKELERLRVDKELGNIRTRFKHERQASDALLSVSTGVALLSMELDESINDNVLMALVSPHLCSLWKPPFGKRGLSPYEKKKYVWKMLYIYMLGYDVDFGHMEAVGYIVTSCLLNENHDFLRLAINTVRNDIIGRNETFQCLALTLVGNIGGREFADLWLLMFKNYLSDRMAQLLDERDLGVLTSSMSLLVALVSTTMRRTGVVYQNVLRPWKDLLEIRIFHKNTLIMVKTMRALQYFPTVEDPNTRRSLFEVMHLDAEKEMMSQCVALLGKFIAVREPNIRYLGLENMTRMLMVTDVQDIIKRHQAQIITSLKDPDISIRGRALDLLYGMCDVSNAKDIVEELLQYLSTADFAMREELSLKAAILAEKFAPDLSCFIDKAGDFVSDDIWFRVVQFVTNNEDLQPYAAMKAETTAVEYLALSMKGAALMDILAEMPKFPERQSSLIRKAEDSEADTAEQSAIKLRAQQHTSNALVLTDQPLQWDPTCTPAWSCEGAYHEYTVRYHSVDSDWTHFLNESFEYVSNKQICGRTESTSGQGLAMKNGTLAVVDPQPPSTPSPDLLGDLLGPLAIEGPPGTAPQSDPSDSGVLYEDVNIQIGIKADWRGHQGRVILFLGNKNTAPLVSVQALILPPSHLKTELSLVQCPLEVVNLQPSRDSAVLDFSYKFGANLVNVKLRLPLS; from the exons ATGGAATTGCACAT atcGCACCTCACAACACAGTCTCTATTTCTCGCTCTACGCATCCACACATCGGCGGCGGAATATCACCGGAAAGCTGCGAATTCCGATCATTTTTCTGCTCGCAATTTGATTGAGATCTGCGAATTGATAGACGTCGGATCTGGAGAATTGCTGGATCTGAGAGATGGCGCTTTCCGGCATGGGGGGTTGTCGGTTTTCATCAGCGACATCCGGAATTGTCAGAATAAGGAGCTGGAGCGCCTTCGTGTTGATAAGGAGCTCGGGAACATTCGAACTCGCTTTAAGCACGAAAGGCAA GCTTCTGATGCATTGCTCAGTGTTTCAACCGGGGTAGCATTATTATCCATGGAATTAGATGAATCTATAAATGACAATGTTCTTATGGCTCTTGTCTCCCCCCATCTCTGTTCTTTATGGAAGCCTCCATTTGGAAAAAGG GGATTGTCACCTtatgagaagaagaaatatgtCTGGAAAATGCTTTACATTTATATGCTAGGATATGATGTTGATTTTGGCCACATGGAAgct GTTGGCTACATTGTGACATCATGTCTTCTAAATGAGAACCATGATTTCCTGAGATTAGCAATTAATACTGTCCGCAATGACATTATTGGCCGCAATGAGACTTTTCAGTGTCTTGCCTTGACATTG GTTGGAAACATTGGTGGGAGAGAATTTGCTGATCTCTGGCTCCTGATGTTCAAAAATTACTT GTCGGACCGGATGGCACAGCTATTAGATGAACGTGATTTAGGAGTCTTGACTTCTTCTATGAGCCTCTTAGTTGCTTTAGTGTCAACAACCATGAGGCGTACTGGAGTTGTCTACCAAAATGTGTTAAGACCCTGGAAAGACTTGCTAGAAATCAGGATATTCCACAAGAATACACTTATTATG GTTAAGACTATGAGGGCTCTCCAATATTTTCCAACTGTTGAAGATCCAAATACGAGGAGGTCATTGTTTGAG GTCATGCATCTTGATGCTGAGAAAGAAATGATGTCTCAATGTGTTGCACTGCTTGGAAAATTTATTGCTGTTCGTGAACCTAATATAAGATACCTTGGCTTG GAGAACATGACTCGGATGTTGATGGTCACAGATGTGCAAGATATTATTAAAAGACATCAAGCTCAGATCATTACTTCACTGAAGGATCCCGATATCAG TATCAGGGGACGTGCCCTTGATTTGCTGTATGGCATGTGTGATGTTTCAAATGCAAAGGACATAGTTGAAGAATTATTACAG TATCTTAGCACAGCAGACTTTGCAATGCGGGAAGAATTGTCACTTAAAGCTGCAATTCTTGCAGAGAAGTTTGCCCCAGACTTGTCATG CTTTATAGATAAGGCAGGGGATTTCGTAAGCGATGACATTTGGTTCCGTGTCGTGCAGTTCGTTACAAATAATGAGGATTTACAG CCGTATGCAGCTATGAAAGCCGAGA CAACGGCAGTTGAATATCTAGCTTTGAGCATGAAAGGTGCAGCTCTAATGGATATACTTGCTGAAATGCCAAAGTTCCCTGAAAGACAG TCATCATTGATAAGAAAAGCTGAAGATTCTGAGGCTGATACAGCTGAGCAAAGTGCAATTAAATTGCGGGCACAGCAGCACACCTCTAATGCTTTGGTACTTACTGATCAACCCCTGCAATGGGACCCAACCTGCACCCCAGCTTGGTCTTGTGAAGGTGCCTACCATGAATACACGGTGAGATATCATTCTGTAGATTCTGACTGGACTCACTTCTTAAATGAAAGTTTTGAATATGTATCCAATAAGCAAATATGTGGCAGGACTGAAAGCACCTCTGGACAAGGATTAGCAATGAAAAATGGGACTTTGGCAGTAGTGGATCCCCAACCTCCTAGTACACCGTCTCCTGACCTCCTTGGAGATCTTTTAGGGCCATTAGCTATTGAAGGCCCACCAGGTACTGCTCCTCAATCTGATCCAAGT GATAGTGGTGTTCTATATGAGGATGTCAATATCCAG ATTGGCATAAAAGCTGACTGGCGAGGTCATCAAGGTAGAGTTATTCTCTTCTTGGGAAATAAGAACACTGCCCCTTTAGTGTCAGTGCAAGCGTTGATATTGCCCCCATCACATCTAAAGACAGAGCTCTCACTA GTTCAATGTCCACTTGAAGTAGTCAACCTCCAACCAAGCAGAGATTCAGCTGTGCTGGACTTCTCTTACAAGTTTGGAGCCAATCTG GTCAATGTAAAACTTCGCCTTCCGCTGTCTTGA